Genomic window (Coraliomargarita sinensis):
CGACCGGTATCGAACTCCGGGAAGGACTGGTTGACATCGCGCGGGAGCTTATGGCCGGCCAATCCATTGACGCTGAATTCATCTGCACGAGCTATATACCCGAAGGTTATCTCGAGTATGACATCGCCGGGGGCAGCGACATCGTCCCCGACGACAGTTTCGGCCACCAACTCGAAGCCGGACCGGTCTATCAGGACGTGTACCATGAAATCGACATCGCGGAAGTTGATCTCTTCTACGTTTACCCCTGGCCGGGTGAGCAGGAAATGATGCTCAAACTCTTTGATGCCGTTGCCGGAGTGGACGCCATTCTCATCGCTTACTTCGGGGACCGAGAGATCTGCATCTACCGTAAGCTATAATTGCCGGACGGACCGCTTGG
Coding sequences:
- a CDS encoding class I SAM-dependent methyltransferase, producing the protein MAYEEIDYEPSELPLTGKVRALVDAAEKRFEAFYAQKLNKRYPRYIASEPAQVYAALRWVSERGLTPGEKFIEWGSGFGIATGMAALLDYEATGIELREGLVDIARELMAGQSIDAEFICTSYIPEGYLEYDIAGGSDIVPDDSFGHQLEAGPVYQDVYHEIDIAEVDLFYVYPWPGEQEMMLKLFDAVAGVDAILIAYFGDREICIYRKL